TTCTTGGAATTATTCAATCATTAATTCAGGATTCAATTTTTCCCAAAACATTCTGTAAAGTAAATTTCAAAAAAATATTTAAAACTTCAAAACCTGTCTTTCTGAGTATCCCTTTTTTTCAAACTGTGAGTTTAAAAATTCAACCTTCTCCAGATCCACCCTGATGAGTTTGAGATCAAATGGTAATGTTCGGATGTAATCCATGCTAAGACCCTTCATGTCCATGACCTGTTGATATTCTACCGGGTCTTCCACTATAATGGCATCTCCGGTTATCTGCATTCCCACCAGATTATCCATATCAGTGTAATCTTCATAAACTGCCACTGAAACATTGGAATTGGAAAGTAAGTGGGCAAATTTCATTCCACCCTCACTGAGAATGTAAAGATGTCCCTGATCATAGTCATACTCCATTGGAGTGGCACGTACACTATCCTGGGAGCTGGTGGCCAGGGTACAGGTATTGTGTTGCTTTAAAAAGTCTTCAACCTCTTTCTTAAGTTCCACTACTGGAAGTTCATCTAACAGCCCATCTCTGATATCAGTAAGTCGTAAAGCCAGGTCCACAACTTCCCTACTATTGAATAAGTCCATTCCCTGAGAAGGCAGTCCTTCCCGGGAAATATATTCCTTGAGTGCCTGGTAATCCCGGTCATTTAAACGATCCATTTCCAGGCGACCCCCCAGAACACCCAGTTCCAGAACTTTACCCCCCAGATTATCCTCAACTTCCCTGAGAACACGCAAACCTTCAGAACCATTAAGACAGGTACAAAATAGAGCTATGTTCTTTTCATCAAGCCATTCTCGCTCATTATCCAGAAAAGTCTGTAGTTTGGGGTGAACTTTCCCATTATAGATAGGGCTACCTATCACTATAAAATCAAAGTCACGACATCCTTCACCAAACTGGGAGAGCGGATAACGGCGGGATGGACCAAGAATAAGTGAAATTATATTGGCTGCTTCCCATGTAGATCCATACCGGCTTTCATATAAAATGAGAGTTTTAATCAATATAAGTCCCCCTTCTACATTATAATTCTATTATGAGTATTATATTTTAATTATAATTACCATAACGTATTATAAAGAAATTTCCCCTGAAAACTGGTAATTTTTCCCTGAAAAGGGGGTTTTTTAAATTTTTTACCAGCATTTTGGAATTTAGTAATTAATAATTACAGCTATATATGGCCTTAACAACCATAAATAATGATGGTAATAATAGTAAGGGTAGTGAAGATTGATGGTGCTTTAATAGTGCTTTAAAGTAAAGTTTAATGAGTTACGTATCATCTATCCATTAGAATTTATCAATAAATAGAATCCATAATAGTTTTGGAGTCGACATATGGTTTATGAATCTGAAAATAACCCTGAAAAACTTAAACAAAAACTCCTGGAAACTTATCAGGACAAATCACTGGAAGACCTGGAGTACGGGGAAGAGATAGATACAAAGTGCGGTTCATGTTACCGTTTCACCACTCATGAGAAGTTAGAAATCAAAACTTTAGATGAAAAACGAGTTAATGAATGTTTACTCAGTGATCTGAAGTTGATTAAAGGAATTGGTGCATCAACAGAAAGAAAACTTAAAAGTAGTGGATTCACCTCCCTGGATGATTTAACCGAACATCCAGTTTACAAGGACCGTGCCTGTGAATTTTTAGAGAAAATGGAAACAGATGATGTTTGTGCCATCTCAGAATGGATATCAACCAAGTACTCACCTTCTCATCCACTTAACCTCCTCCTGTCCTCCCTTTCCGGTGCTGAAAACATGCTTTTCATGGATATTGAAACACTCGGACTTAAAGATGTGCCACTCATCCTGATTGGTGTTGCCGAAGGAAACCAGGATGGTTTAACCATTAACCAGTATTTATTAAGGAATTTGAAGGAAGAAAAGGCAGCAATTGAAGGTTTTCTATCCCATCAGGACAGTGATAATGTTTATGTTACCTTCAACGGCCGTAGTTTTGATGTTCCATTCATTAAAAGTAGGATGCGTTTTCATCACATGAAAACGGGTATCAACACCCAGCACCTGGATCTTCTCCACTTCTCCCGGCGCCAGTGGAATGATCAGCTCCCTAACTGCAGGTTGCAGACCCTGGAAGAACACTTTTTTGGTGTTAAAAGATGTGATGATGTTCCCAGTAGCAAAGTTCCTGATTTTTACCTGACTTACCGTGAAACAGGCAATATTGGCCCATTAGTACCTATTATTGAACACAATCGGGAGGATGTGGTTACCCTGGCCAGGATACTGTCATTACTTCACCAGACCGGGGATTTTTAAAATAATCTGAAAATATACTTACCAAAGAATCTTTTTTTTAAAAATTAATATCTCTTTGAGCTTGTAATTTATGAAAAAATATTTCAAAAACGAGCATAACTTAACTTATAACCTTCAAAAGCTTTTTAATGGGAAGAGTGTTTATTATATCTTTCTTTTCGGCCCATCCCCTGCGGGCAGTGGATACACCCAGTTCCATGTAACTTAAATCAGATGTGTGATGACTATCTGTGTTCACCACCAACTGACAGCCATATTCTGTGGCCATTTTAACATGAATATCCTTTAAATCCAATCGTTTGGGTTGGGAGTTCACTTCCAGGATGGTTCCACTTTCACTGGCCTTCTGGAACAAATTTTCGATATCTAACTTATAGGGCTGCCTTTCTTTTAGTTTCCGGCCGGTAGGATGGGCTAATATGTCCACATGTTCATTTTCAAGTCCCCTGGAAATTCTTTCGTTTATTTTTTCTGGATCCTGCCGGAGGTCATAGTGCACTGCAGCTATCACCAGGTCCAGTTCCCTCAGAATATCACTAGAGATATCCAAGTTACCATAGGAATCTAAATTAACCTCTGCACCCTTCAATATGGTTATAGTTTCCATTTCTTCATTGATCTGGTCGATTTCATTCATCTGCTGGGTTAATCGTTCCTCATCCAGGCCCCGGGCCACTGGAAGGCGGGTGTGGTCGGTGACAGCCAGGTATTCATAGCCCATACCAGATGCTTTAGTGGCCATTTCCCAGATACTGGATTTACCATCACTCCAGTTGGTGTGTATGTGGAGGTCACCCTTTATATCATTGTAATCAACCAGTTCAGGAAGTTTTCCTCGCTGGGCTGCTTCTATCTCGCCAGTGTTCTCCCTAAGTTCTGGTGGAATGTAATCCAGTCCCAGTGCCCTGAAAACTTCACTTTCAGTTTGACCCGCCAGGCGCACATCTTCCTGGAACACCCCGTACTCGTTGAGTTTCATACTCTTGGATAGGGCAATTTTCCTTAAGACGATGTTTAACTCACGTGAACCCGTGAAGTAGACCATTGCTGAACCGAAATCTGACTCTTTAAAGACACGGATATCTGCATCCATACCATTGTAGAGTCGTACTGTTGACTTGGCATGCCCCTTAACTATCACTTCACCTACCAGGTCCATCTGTGTGAAGTAGTCCATTACTTCATCTGGATGTTGGGTTACAGTGAGTATGTCAATATCTCCCACTGTTTCCTTCCTGCGGCGGATTGAACCTGCGATTTGGACCTGGTCCACCGTATCCAGGGTACTTATCCTCTGTTTGATTTCAATTGCCAGGGGCAGGACATCACCCAGTAACTGCCTCCCAATACTTTTCCTGGCAAATTCAATGTTTTGAAGAATCTCAGCCTCGGTTTTAGTTCCCATCCCCTTTAACCTGCGAATATGGTGACGTTTAGCCTCCTTTTCAAGGTCATCCAAGTTTTTAATCCCCAGTTCCTGGTATAATAATTTTATCTTCTTGGGACCCAGTCCTTCCACCTGCATCAGTGCATCCATGTCCAGTGGAAACTCACTTTTTAAATTTTCCAAGTATTCCAGGTTTCCAGTCTCCAGTATCTCCTCGATCTTCTCATGTATATGTTTACCTATCCCTGGTAACTCCTCCAGTTTTCCCTGTTTTTGCATGTCCGCTACGTCCACACTGAGAGTTTCTATGGTATGGGCTGCCCTACGGTAAGCCTTGGTACGGAAATCAACACCATCCAGTTCCAGGTAATCTGCCACCTGCTGAAGTATGGAGGCAACTTTATGATTCTGCATGTGGTTTATTATGTGCCTGGTGACTAAAATTTTTTTATATCAATTTAATACATGTACCCCGTAACTCATCTTAACGATAAAATAACTTTTTATAATGACAAAAATTATAGAAAATGAAATACAAAAAATACATTCAAGATAAACTAATAGTTTCCCTAAAAACAAATTTAGGAGTTTAAATTTATTAAAGAGTTGTTTGGATTATCGAAAGTTATTCAAATGCACGGTGAATTCCCTTAAAAAATTCAAGGAGTGGGTGAATATGGGTGAAAATAACCTTAAAAAGGCGACTTTTGGGGCTGGTTGTTTCTGGGGAGTGGAAGATGCTTTCAGGAAACTGGACGGGGTAGTGGATACTGCAGCAGGTTATGCTGGAGGGGATTTTGATAACCCTTCATATCAAGATGTTTGTTCAGGAGGTACCGGTCATGCTGAGGTGGTTGAAGTTACCTATGACCCTGAAGTTGTTTCCTACACCGATTTACTGGATCTTTTCTGGAGCATTCATAACCCCACCACCTTAAACCGGCAGGGACCAGATATTGGAGCTCAATACAGGTCAGTTATATTTTACCATGACTCCGAGCAGGAGAAACTGGCCCGTGTAAGTAAAGAAAAATTGGATGCATCTGGAAGGTACCAGGGAAAGATTGTTACCGAGATCAAACCAGCACCCACGTTCTGGAGGGCAGAAGAGTACCATCAAAGGTATATAGAAAAAACTGGCCGTAAAAGTTGTCATTTTTAGTTTAGATAAATTTAATCAAAAATCAATGATTTGCATAGAAAGACAGATCAAAAGAGGGGATCATCATCTTATACCCAGTAAATCTTTTAAGTTAAGGAGTTTATCCTCTTCGTATATGAATCTGGGAGGTATGCTCCTTTGAATAGAACCACTAATTCCCAGTAGTTCCTTCATCTGGGGTGAAACTGCATGGTAATACCTACCAATTTTGTTCAACTTTTTTTGACTGATTAAGATGGCTTTTTCCAATATTTTACTTTGTTCAGGGTCTCCCACTACCAGGACCATATCATGAATATCTGAAACCCTTTTAGGATGGGAATTGTTAGGGTACTGCTCTTGAATCCTCTTAATTTCGATAGTGGAACTTTTATGAGAATCATTAGTCCTGTAAGAACCAGTAATCTTGTGAAAATCTATAATTTCTCCTACAGTAAAATAACCAATTATATAAAGGGCTTCAGGATATTCTGACTTCATGTAGGGAGTAAACCCCGCGTAAAATGCCAGAATGTCACCCGGGTTTAGTTTCAAGAGGTAGTCTGCCTTTCGACCTACATCGCCATAAGTGAAAGTTTTAAACTCGGGATCCAGGTGTACTTTACGGTCAGCCACGCGGGTTGGAAGGTAATCTGAAAGAGGTTTCCCTTTTTCACCGGTTAAATCTGTGTAGGTGCGGTTTTCTGTAGATGTTTCATCTTTTTCTGACAAGGGAATGTATTCAAAACTTCCATCAGGGAAGATGGGAGCCAGAACCCCATCACTGGATTTGTCAATGCCAACCCGCAGTAACATGGCTTTCATTATTTCTGTTCCCACATACTTTTCTTTACAGAATTTACTCTATGATAATTTGTGGTAATCATAAATTTTATAATTTAAACATTTTATAATAGGTATGAATGAAAAATAAAGATATTGAATCTTTGTTTAAAATATTAATCATTGATTAAATTTGTTCAAATAGTATATTATCGAGTATTAAATTGGGAATTTTAATAATTAGGAAGGCCAGGTTTTTAAAATGGAAAAAATTCTAAAGTTCTTTGAAAACGATCGTTTTGCCGATCTAAGTAACATTGAAGTGGTGAGTATTTCCCCGGGAAAAGCCACCACCACCATGGAAATTGAGGATATGCACCTTAATAGTGTGGGAACGGTTCATGGAGGAGCACTGTTTACCCTTGCCGATTTTACCTTTGCCCTGGCAGCCAATTCCCATGGAACAGTTACTGTAGCCATAAACGCTAACATATCCTATTTCAAAGCAGTCAGTAAGGGAGTGTTACGCGCAGAAGCCCGTGAACTGTCCAGTGGAGGTCGAATTGCCAGTTACACCGTGGATATACATGATGAAGCCGGTGACCTGGTGGCAGTCTTTCAGGGCATGGCTTACCGTAAGAAAGAGTTGATCAGTGATTTGATGGATGTTCCGTGATTAAATAAATATCTCGTAATTTAATAAAGGTTCCTTCAGGAGTTAATCGATTCCTTGTTTATGGTAAGTTCAGGACGTTTCAGTTGATTATTGTAATATTTTAATATTCAAATGATAAAGGGGGTATTATTTTGAATAAAGATGAGATAATTGCCATGTTGAATGATGATTTCGTGAGAGAACTGGAAGCAACCATGGTTTACGTGCAAAATTCCTTTTTAATGGAAGAATGTGATCCCAGTCGTGTGACTGAAGCTATATCTGTGGATGAAATGCGTCATATGTGGTGGTTGGCAGATCTTATAACTAAAAGAGGGGGTAAACCAACCATGGAACACAAGGAACTCAATTTTGGCGGAGACAACCTTGAAGAAATGCTTAAACGTCAGATCCAACTCGAATCAGAGGGTATTGATATTTACACCCATCAAATTGAAGTCATTGATGATGAGGAAGTGGTGGGCGTCCTGAAACACATAAGAGATGAGGAAAGACGCCATCGTAAGGAATTCCGTGAAAGATTGGATAATTTAAAGGATTAATCAGCATTAAAGAACTAAAAACAGTAAATTTACGAATACTGGCACGTTAAAGTACTAAAAAAGAGCAGTTAGTCTATCAGTTCATTAAGTGTATTGATACCAGGAATGATGAAAATATGAAACTTACTCCTAAAGAAGTAGAGGAACTTCAAGAGAAACTATTAATTGTTCACCGGGTTATTTCACAGGAAAACAGATTTAAAAGCTTTTACTATCAAGGAATAGATGTCCAGAAGAAGTTTAAAGATGACCATGGCATGATAAGCAAACTCATGGAACTGGATGACGCTGAGGATCTTCTAAAAAACTGTATAATTGAATTGGAGGATATGAAACGTAATGGACAATCATTCACCCCTGCAGAGTTACATGAATTCCTCATGGATCAGGACTGGAAATTCCTTTACAAAAAGTACGGTATGAAAACCTCAGAAGATGTGGGAAAACTGGATCTGGGAATGTTTTTAGAACTTATTTAATATTCTAGAACATTTATAACATTTTAAACTTTAATAAGTTTTAGAACAATTTGCATTTTAATTGTTAATAATGTTTTAAAACTTTAATTTTTTTCTAAAAATCTTTTTAACGTAATTCTATCCAGTTTGATAACCATTTCAGGGGTTACCACCATGTTAATCTGTTCATCATGTTCTACAGTGGGAACATGATCCACCATCTGCAGTGGATGTATCGGGCTGCAGATGGGTGTTTCCCTATCAATAACTCCTGCTCGTAGTAAGGATGATATTTCCTGATCAGCAAAACCTCTTCCTTTTCCAAGACGGTTACCCTCCAGATCAACTCCCAGGGAACCCTCTACCACCAGATCAATACTGGGGAATTTCACAATCCTTTTCCCCAGATTGTAAGCCCCGTCAATGGTGGATGCACTTTTTTCATTGCCACTGGCTTCTGCTGGATCCAGGAGAAGATACCCATTTTCTAGTTTGGGGGTGGCCATCACCAGAACCTTACCATCCAGAAGCGCATTTTTACGTACATCCTTCAAGGCTGAATCTGGACTGGAAAAGACTGTTTCTGCATCCTGCCACTCCACTGTTTTCCTCAACCTCATGGCAGCACCATGTGCCCCTTTGAAGTCTGGAATTCTTCCGAAGCAGGACTTTGAGGTTCTTAAAAGATTATTATCCTCCAGAACTCTCCATATCATTGTTCTAAGTTTTTGCTTATCTTCAACTTGCATTAAATTTACTTTATGAGTTATATCTAATAAATACTTGAAATAGAACAGTCCTCTTAAGAACGCTACCAGCTCCACCCATGGTATACATAACTATATAAACTGGTTTCAGCCTTAAATTAATTACATAATTTTTTTTAAAATATCCAAGATTAAAGGAAAATATAAGGTATACCCCAATTAAACCAATTATAAATCTGTATAGCTTAAAAAGAAGATTAACTCAACACGAAAAAATCAGTAATACTATTAAGACGGTTGTGATTTAATATGGCAGGAATAGTAGGATATGGAGTTTACATACCTTCATACCGTATAAAGGTTGAAGAGATTGCAAAGGTCTGGGGAGACAATGCCCAGGCAGTTTCCAGAGGATTGGTAGTTAATGAGAAATCAGTACCAGCCTCAGACGAAGACACCGCCACCATATCAGTGGAGGCAGCTCGTAATGCACTTAAAAGAGCATGTATTGATCCTCAAAAGATTGGGGCAGTATACGTTGGTTCAGAGTCACATCCTTACGCAGTTAAACCCACTGCAACCATAGTGGCAGAGGCTGTGGAAGCTAGCCCTGATCTCACGGCAGCAGACATGGAATTTGCATGTAAGGCCGGAACAGCTGGTATGCAGGTTTGTATGGGACTGGTTGATTCTGATGCAGTGAAATATGGTCTTGCTATTGGTGCAGACACTGCTCAAGGAGCTCCCAGCGATGCACTGGAGTACACTGCATCTGCAGGAGGAGCAGCGTACATTATTGGATCCAAGGATACTGTAGCTGACTTTGAAGGTACTTACAGTTTCACCACCGACACCCCTGACTTCTACCGAAGGGAAGGACAACCCTATCCCCGCCACGGAGGGCGTTTCACTGGTGAACCAGCATACTTCAAACACGTGCTCTCTGGAGCCAAGGGAATGATGGATAAGATGGGCACAGAAGCCTCTGATTATGATCATGCAGTTTTCCATCAGCCCAATGGTAAATTTTACATAAGAGCTGCTAAAAAACTGGGATTCACAGAAGAACAGTACAAAACAGGGCTCTTAACACCAATGATTGGTAACACCTACTCTGGGGCAACACCCCTAGGACTGGCAGCCATTTTAGATATTGCCCAACCGGGTGAACGTATTTTTGCTGTTTCTTACGGTTCCGGTGCAGGTAGTGATGCCTTCAGCATCACCGTTAATGATAAAATAGAAGAAAAACGTGAACTGGCTCCTAAGGTTCAGGATATGATCCAGAACAAAGAATACGTGAACTACGCCATATACGCCAAGTTCAAAGGAAAAATGAGGATGGCAGGTCTAACTCCACGTTAAACATTAAAATTAATATAATAATGGAGGAATGTTAAATTGAGAGATGTTGCAATTATTGGAGTTTCACAAACCAAATTTGGTGAACTGTGGGACATATCCTTTAGGGATCTGATTACTGAAGCTGGAATTAAGGCTGCTGCCGATGCAGATATTGAAGGAGCAGACTTAGAAGCCATGTACGTTGGAAACATGACTGCAGGTCTGTTCATACAACAGGAGCACATAGCCTCACTCATTGCCGACCATTCAGGTCTAACACCTATACCCTGTACCAGGGTGGAAGCAGCCTGTGCATCAGGTGGTTTAGCCCTTAGAAGTGGAATTATGGCGGTGGCCTCTGGTTATCATGATGTGGTGCTCTCTGCGGGAGTGGAGAAAATGACCGATGTGGTGGATCCTACCCCTGCCATTGCCACTGCCTCTGACCAGGAATGGGAAGCCCAGCAGGGAGTTACCTTCCCCTCACTCTACGCCATGATGGCCCGCAGGCACATGTATGAATACGGAACCACCAGGGAACAGCTGGCCATGTTCAGTGTTAACAACCACAAGAATGGTGCCCTGAACCCACTGGCCCAGTACCCCTTCGAAATTGGTGTGGATCAGGTTTTAAACTCAACTATGGTGGCTGACCCCCTCAGATTACTGGATTGTTCCCCGGTGACTGATGGTGCAGCTGCAGTTATACTCTGCCCAGCTGAGGATGCCCGTAAATACACCGACACACCGGTGTATGTTAAGGCCTCAGCCCAGGCATCAGGTACCATTGCCCTTCATGACCGGAGGGATATTACCACCATTGACTCCACAGTACATGCATCCAGGACTGCGTATGATATGGCAGGTCTGGGACCTAAGGACATAGGTGCAGTGGAAGTACACGATTGCTTCAGCATCAATGGTATATTAGCCATTGAGGATCTGGGATTTGTGGAAAAAGGACAGGGTGGTACTGCTGTAGAGGAAGGTTTAATTAGTATTGATGGTGAAATACCAGTGAACCCCTCTGGAGGACTTAAAGCACGTGGACACCCACTAGGAGCCACTGGAATCGCTCAGGCTGCTGAAATGGTCTGGCAACTCAGGGGAGATGCCGGTAAAAGGCAGGTTGAGGGTATTGAAATCGGTATGACCCACAACATTGGTGGTACCGGTGGTACTGCTGCCGTGCATATCTTTGGGCGTTAATTAAACCATTCAATGGTATAAAGAATCAAAAAAAGGAAAGAGTCTTAAATAGATTCTTTCTAATCATATATTTTTTTACTCAATTTTAACTGACTGGTATTCGCTGATTTTAAAAAGAATATTTATAAAAGGGATATTATCATTCTACGGACAATCCACAATTTTCCCATCCCATTATTCCACCAGCCATGTTGTACAAATTTTTAAAACCAAGCTTACTCATTATATCTACACTGGCTCCACTTCTCATTCCAGATCTACAGTAAACCAGATATGTTTTACTTTTATCCAATTCCTGTACTTTTTTCTCAAAATCACGGGATTGGTAGTCTATCTGGATAGAATCCTCAATATGGGATTGATTGTATTCCCCGAGGGTTCTAACATCCAGTAAAATAAACTCCGGGTTCTGTTTATTTTTTAAAATCATTTCAAAAGCTGAATTTGGATCCAGATCAGTTGCAGAATTTGATGATGGTTTTCGTCCAAACATTTTAAAACCTCTAAAAAAATGGTTAAATATTCTTTATTTTTTATAATGAATAAATGTTCGTTATTTTGATGGATTATTATAACCAAAGAAAACCCTAAAGACCAAATAATGATTGTTAAAGAGCTTTTAATAACAATTGTTAAGATTTAGTTTTCATCAGAGTTTCAACTTAAACAAAGATAGCCCGATTTGGTTGGATAATTGATGATTTTGTAGAATTAATATTTACTAAAAGGGACCATGAATATGCTAAAAGGGACCATAAAATTCCGAAAATACAGATTTCCCTAAAATACAGATTTTAAAAAAAATACCGTTAGAAATAATTTAAAAAAATAGAAAAAATGAGTAAAGTCGGTTGACTTTACATCATTGGTGGCATTCCACCAGGCATTCCGCCCATTCCTTCCATTCCACCCATGTCAGGTTCTTTACCTGCACCAGTGGATGCAATGACGTCGTCAATCCTTAGGATCATTTCTGCGGCTTCTGCTGCGGATTGGATGGCCTGTTTTTTGACTCGGTGAGGTTCAATGACTCCGGCACGGTACATGTCGGTTACGTCGCCTGTGAATACGTTGAGTCCCATGTACAATGATTTTTCATGGGCTGCTCGTAGGTCTACCAGAGCGTCGATGCTGTCCAGTCCTGCGTTTTCAGCCAGGGTTTTTGGCACTACTTCCAGTGCTTCTGCGAATGCAGTAACAGCTAGTTGTTCACGGCCGCTGATGGTGTCAGCGTATTCTTTGAGTCCTTTGGCTATGGAGATTTCTGCAGCTCCTCCACCAGAAACAACTTTACCGTCCTCGATGGTTGCAGCAACTACGCCAATGGCGTCTTCGATTGCTCTTTCGATTTCATCTACCACGTGCTGGGTTGAACCGCGGATGAGGAGGGTTACTGATTTTGGGTCTTTGCAGTCTTCCACGAAGATCATTGCTTCGCCGGAGATTTTCTTTTCAGCTACGGATCCTGCTAGTCCCAGGTCTTCGAAGTCCAGGTCTTCGATGTTGGAAACTACGGTGGCTCCGGTTGCCCGGGCGAGTTTTTCCATGTCTGATTTTTTGACTCTGCGCACTGCCATGATTCCTGCTTTGGCCAGGTAGTGCTGTGCCAGGTCGTCAATTCCTTTCTGACAGAAGAGTACAGTTGCTCCGGCATCGGCTATTTTGTTAACCATGTCCTTGATCATCTGTTCTTCCTGTTCAATGAAAGCCTGCATCTGGGCAGGGTCAGTGATTCGGATTTCAGCGTCCACTTCGGTTTCTTTAACTTCAATGGCACTGTTTAATAATGCGATCCTTGCGTCTTCCACTTTTTTAGGCATTCCAGGATGTACTGGTTCTTTGTCGATTATGACACCGTTTACGAGCTGGGAGTCATCGATGGTTGCTCCGTCTTTCTTCTCGATTTTGATGTGATCCTGGTCGATTTCACCGTCATCTTCTACCTGTTTGACTGCACCAACCACCAGTTCTGCTAATGGTTCTCGTGCTTTTTCAGTTCCCTTTCCAGTCATGGCGGTCATTGCCACTTTCAGGAGGGTTTCACGGTCTTCTGCGTCGATGGCTATGACGTTCAGGATTTCCTGAGATTTTTCAGCTGCTTGCCTGTATCCCATAGCTATTATGGTAGGGTGAATGTCCATGTCCAGGAGGCTTTCTGCCTTCTTGAGTAGTTCTCCTGCGATTATAACTGCGGTGGTGGTTCCGTCTCCCACTTCATCTTCCTGGGTTTTGGCTACTTCTACCAGCATTTTAGCAGCAGGGTGCTCAATGTCCATTTCTTTGAGGATGGTTACTCCGTCGTTGGTTACAACGATGTCACCTAATCCATCTACGAGCATTTTGTCCATTCCCTTTGGACCTAAAGTGGTCCTAACGGTTTCTGCTAAGACTTTTCCTGCTAATATGTTCATTCTCTGAGCATCTCTTCCTAAAACTCTTGAAGAGCCCTCAGGCATAATTATAATAGGTTGTCCTTGTCCTTGTCCTAATTGTGCCACATTATCACCTCAAATTGTTTTATGTAAATGATCAGTAGGTTAGCGATTATATAAATAGTTTGCTATTGTATGGTTGGGTTGATTTTAAAAAGGATAGTTGCACCATTGGATAGGTACGTGCACCTTTTGGCTTTTGAAAAGTGGTTATAAAGAGACATTTTTAAAATAGATAATAGACTATTAAAAACTATTAAAATAGAGAATAACAGCCCTATATGTATAAAATTGGATGAATAAATATAATGGAAAATAGATAAGAAAGTATATATTAGTCCTTTTCTATTTTCTGCCACATCACTGTACCTTTATTATTCCTTGAACGGAAGTAACCTTTCCTTTCCAGGTTTCTAAGGGCGTGTTCAAAGTTCTGCAGGGTAAGTTCTGTGAATCCCATATCAATTATCCATTCAAAAAGATTTTCCAGGTTATCCTCTTTATC
This sequence is a window from Methanobacterium formicicum DSM 3637. Protein-coding genes within it:
- a CDS encoding hydroxymethylglutaryl-CoA synthase encodes the protein MAGIVGYGVYIPSYRIKVEEIAKVWGDNAQAVSRGLVVNEKSVPASDEDTATISVEAARNALKRACIDPQKIGAVYVGSESHPYAVKPTATIVAEAVEASPDLTAADMEFACKAGTAGMQVCMGLVDSDAVKYGLAIGADTAQGAPSDALEYTASAGGAAYIIGSKDTVADFEGTYSFTTDTPDFYRREGQPYPRHGGRFTGEPAYFKHVLSGAKGMMDKMGTEASDYDHAVFHQPNGKFYIRAAKKLGFTEEQYKTGLLTPMIGNTYSGATPLGLAAILDIAQPGERIFAVSYGSGAGSDAFSITVNDKIEEKRELAPKVQDMIQNKEYVNYAIYAKFKGKMRMAGLTPR
- the thsA gene encoding thermosome subunit alpha, giving the protein MPEGSSRVLGRDAQRMNILAGKVLAETVRTTLGPKGMDKMLVDGLGDIVVTNDGVTILKEMDIEHPAAKMLVEVAKTQEDEVGDGTTTAVIIAGELLKKAESLLDMDIHPTIIAMGYRQAAEKSQEILNVIAIDAEDRETLLKVAMTAMTGKGTEKAREPLAELVVGAVKQVEDDGEIDQDHIKIEKKDGATIDDSQLVNGVIIDKEPVHPGMPKKVEDARIALLNSAIEVKETEVDAEIRITDPAQMQAFIEQEEQMIKDMVNKIADAGATVLFCQKGIDDLAQHYLAKAGIMAVRRVKKSDMEKLARATGATVVSNIEDLDFEDLGLAGSVAEKKISGEAMIFVEDCKDPKSVTLLIRGSTQHVVDEIERAIEDAIGVVAATIEDGKVVSGGGAAEISIAKGLKEYADTISGREQLAVTAFAEALEVVPKTLAENAGLDSIDALVDLRAAHEKSLYMGLNVFTGDVTDMYRAGVIEPHRVKKQAIQSAAEAAEMILRIDDVIASTGAGKEPDMGGMEGMGGMPGGMPPMM
- a CDS encoding thiolase domain-containing protein yields the protein MRDVAIIGVSQTKFGELWDISFRDLITEAGIKAAADADIEGADLEAMYVGNMTAGLFIQQEHIASLIADHSGLTPIPCTRVEAACASGGLALRSGIMAVASGYHDVVLSAGVEKMTDVVDPTPAIATASDQEWEAQQGVTFPSLYAMMARRHMYEYGTTREQLAMFSVNNHKNGALNPLAQYPFEIGVDQVLNSTMVADPLRLLDCSPVTDGAAAVILCPAEDARKYTDTPVYVKASAQASGTIALHDRRDITTIDSTVHASRTAYDMAGLGPKDIGAVEVHDCFSINGILAIEDLGFVEKGQGGTAVEEGLISIDGEIPVNPSGGLKARGHPLGATGIAQAAEMVWQLRGDAGKRQVEGIEIGMTHNIGGTGGTAAVHIFGR
- a CDS encoding rhodanese-like domain-containing protein, whose protein sequence is MFGRKPSSNSATDLDPNSAFEMILKNKQNPEFILLDVRTLGEYNQSHIEDSIQIDYQSRDFEKKVQELDKSKTYLVYCRSGMRSGASVDIMSKLGFKNLYNMAGGIMGWENCGLSVE